The Methylomonas koyamae genome has a segment encoding these proteins:
- the hslV gene encoding ATP-dependent protease subunit HslV, with protein sequence MTNFRGTTILSVRRGNKVVIGGDGQVTLGNTVMKGNARKVRRLYHDKVIAGFAGATADAFTLFEHFEGKLEKHRGNLTRAAVEMAKDWRTDRALRKLEALLIIADSKTSLVISGTGDVIEPEHDFIAIGSGGAFAQSAARALLENTELGARDIVEKALNIAADICIYTNHNLRIEELDAEPQTALQE encoded by the coding sequence ATGACCAACTTCAGAGGCACCACAATTCTATCGGTCCGGCGCGGCAACAAGGTCGTGATCGGCGGCGACGGCCAGGTCACCTTGGGCAACACCGTGATGAAAGGCAATGCCAGAAAAGTCAGACGCTTGTACCACGACAAAGTGATAGCCGGTTTCGCCGGCGCCACCGCCGATGCCTTTACCTTATTCGAACATTTCGAAGGCAAACTGGAAAAGCACCGCGGCAATCTGACCCGCGCCGCGGTGGAAATGGCGAAAGACTGGCGTACCGACCGCGCCTTGCGCAAACTCGAAGCCTTATTGATTATCGCCGACAGCAAAACCTCATTGGTCATTTCCGGTACCGGCGACGTGATCGAACCGGAACATGATTTCATCGCCATCGGCTCCGGCGGCGCCTTCGCTCAAAGCGCGGCCCGCGCCTTGCTGGAAAATACCGAACTCGGTGCCCGCGACATCGTCGAAAAGGCCTTGAATATCGCTGCCGACATCTGCATTTATACCAATCACAACTTACGTATCGAAGAATTGGACGCCGAACCGCAAACGGCCCTGCAAGAGTAA